In the genome of Variovorax sp. PAMC26660, the window AGAACGCGATCAGCCGGTCGAAGGCCGTGAGCGGCAGCACCCAGGCCTGGCCCGCGTTCTTCATGATCCAGAAGTACAGCGGGAAGAAACCGAGGGTTGCGACGGTGTTGCCGATCAGCTTCAACGGGAACAACGTGGTGCAGCGCAGCCACAGGGCCCGCAGCCACCGCGCCGAGGAAGGGGAAGAAGAGCCGCCGGAAGAAGAAAAGGTCATGGATGCCGGTGGTCGTGCGAAGTGGCCTCGCGGGTGCGAGGCCGGTGCGCTACCAGGGCGTCCACTTTAATTCGCTTTTCGCCGAGGCCACCGTGCGCTCGATGAAGCGAACGCCGCGCGCACCGTCTTCCACGCGCGGATAGTCGGCCGCCAGCGGGTCGGCCGCATGACCGGCCAGCCGGGCGCGGATGTCCGCCGTCACACCCGCATAGACATTCGCGAAAGCCTCGATGAAGCCCTCGGGATGGCCTGCGGGCAAGCGGCTCGCGCGCTTCGCGGCTTCGCACAGCCAGGGTGCGCCGCGCGTCAGGGTGCGCTTGGGGCCATCGTGCGGCAGGTGCATCAACTGGCTCGGCTGCTCCTGGTGCCATTCGAGCGTGCCCAGCGTGCCGGAGATGCGCAGGCGCAGATCGTTCTCCAGGCCGGTGCTGATCTGCGAGGCGACCAACACGCCGCGCGCGCCGCCCTCGAAGCGCAGCAGCAGGCTGCCGTCGTCGTCGAGCATGCGGCCAGGCACCAGCGAACTCAGGTCGGCGCACAGGCTTTCGATGTGAAGGCCGGTGACGCTGGCCACGAGGTTCTCGGCATGCGAGCCGATGTCGCCGATGGCGCCGGCCGCGCCGCTGCGCGCGGGGTCGGTGCGCCAGTCGGCCTGCTTGTTGGTGCCGCCTTCGACATGGCTGGCAAGCCAGCCCTGGTTGTATTCGACGACGATCTTGCGGATCTCGCCGATCTGGCCCGAGCGCACCATCTCGCGCGCCTGCCGCACCATGGGATAGCCGGTGTAGTTGTAGGTGACGCCGAACACCGTGCCCTGTTTCGCCACGGTGGCGACCAGCGCATCGGCCTGCTCG includes:
- a CDS encoding Gfo/Idh/MocA family protein — protein: MTDTSLRKLRYAMVGGGRDAFIGAVHRKAMALDGQIELVAGALSSSPDKARASGRDLGLADDRNHADWPSLLADELKRPANERIDFVSIVTPNHVHFPVAQAFAEAGFHVVCDKPLVHTREQADALVATVAKQGTVFGVTYNYTGYPMVRQAREMVRSGQIGEIRKIVVEYNQGWLASHVEGGTNKQADWRTDPARSGAAGAIGDIGSHAENLVASVTGLHIESLCADLSSLVPGRMLDDDGSLLLRFEGGARGVLVASQISTGLENDLRLRISGTLGTLEWHQEQPSQLMHLPHDGPKRTLTRGAPWLCEAAKRASRLPAGHPEGFIEAFANVYAGVTADIRARLAGHAADPLAADYPRVEDGARGVRFIERTVASAKSELKWTPW